The Desulfovibrio sp. G11 region CGCACCGGACGCCGCAAGGGCAGATAATCATGCCGGAATCTCCACGGCGCGGCAATGTCAGGCCGAGGGCGGACGGCTGTTTTCCCTGATCCAGCGCAGATACGGCTCATGCCCGGCCTCTATGGGCAGGGCCACGATACAGGGAACCTCGTAGCTGTGCATGCTTTTCACGGCGGCCTCAAAGGCGGGCAGCGCCTCATGGCTTACCTGGGCCATCAGCAGGCATTCCGCGGCATCATGCACCTGGCCGCGCCAGCGATAAATGGAACGCGCGCCAGGCACGATGTTCACCCCGGCGGCAAGGCCTTGCTCTACCAGCATGCGGGCAAGATCAAGGGCAAGCTCTTCATCGGGCGCGGTGACATAAACCAGATAGGACATGATTTCTCCCCTACAGCATGTCGTTGCGAGGCAGCTTATACCCAAACCCGCAAAAAACAAAGAGGCCGCGAACCGCGCCCGCCACGGCTTGCAGGCTGCCGACGCCTGTGGCATAGGACGGACATGAGCGCAAAAAATTCCCGCCCGGCACGGGCGCAAAAAGTTCTGGCAGCCCTGCGCACCCGCTACCCCGCCCCCCATACCCATCTGGACGCCGAAACGGCGTGGCAGCTGCTGGTGGCTACGGTGCTGGCGGCCCAGTGTACGGACGCCCGGGTCAACACCGTCACTCCGGAACTGTTCCGCCGCTGGCCCGGCCCCGCCGACCTCATGGGGGTTCCGGTTGAGGAACTGGAGGCGGTCATACGCTCCACGGGTTTTTACCGCAGCAAGGCCAAAAACCTGCTGGGGGCCGCAGCCCGCGTATGCGAGGTATACGACGGGCGGATCCCCAACAGCCTTGAAGAACTCATCACCCTGCCCGGTGTGGCCCGCAAGACGGCCAATGTGGTACTGTTCGGCGCTTTCGGCATCAATGAGGGTCTCGCGGTAGACACACACGTCAAGCGCATCAGCTACAGGCTCGGGCTGACCGAGTCAACGGACCCCGTTGTTATCGAGCGCGACCTTATGGCCCTTTTTCCCCGTGAAGAATGGGGTGATGTGAA contains the following coding sequences:
- the cutA gene encoding divalent-cation tolerance protein CutA, which codes for MSYLVYVTAPDEELALDLARMLVEQGLAAGVNIVPGARSIYRWRGQVHDAAECLLMAQVSHEALPAFEAAVKSMHSYEVPCIVALPIEAGHEPYLRWIRENSRPPSA
- the nth gene encoding endonuclease III → MSAKNSRPARAQKVLAALRTRYPAPHTHLDAETAWQLLVATVLAAQCTDARVNTVTPELFRRWPGPADLMGVPVEELEAVIRSTGFYRSKAKNLLGAAARVCEVYDGRIPNSLEELITLPGVARKTANVVLFGAFGINEGLAVDTHVKRISYRLGLTESTDPVVIERDLMALFPREEWGDVNHRMVWFGREVCEARKPLCGQCEMAVFCPRLEPPKTPRPARRKVPPA